The following is a genomic window from Amycolatopsis cihanbeyliensis.
CGGCCCTCAGACCGGCTCCGGCGTCGTCGGGAAGCGCGTGCACCAACTCCCGCCCGGGATAGGCCGCGGCGACGGTTCTGGCCCACTGCGGGACGGTCTTGATGTACCGTTCGTATTCTTTAGCGCGCTTGAGGTAGTCGGCCTGCCCGGCGCCGGCCTTCTCGCCCGCTTCGCGGAGCGCTTTGAGTTGCCAGTCGTCGAGGTCGCTGACCATGCCGTTGGCCCACCGGCGGTAGAAGTTCGCCTCGACGCCGAGGCGTTGGGCGTGCATGAGGGCTTCCTTGCGTGGGTTCTCGAAGGACGAGACGTACCCGACGACCCGCGAGGCGACGGTGTTGCCGATGGACCACGAGTCCAGGTCGTCCCACTGGCTTCCAGCCGGTGGGCTGAGTGCGGCGGCCAGGGTGTGGTGCGCGTTTCCCTCGGCCCGGCGTGCTTCCTCAACGATAGCTTTGCACTCGTTATACACCGCGATCTTGCGGTTGTACGCCGCTTGCGCGGCATAGTAAGCGTCGAGGTCGGCGCGGTACTCGCTCATCACGACGCCGGCACCGTCGGGGCCATGCACCACCTGCCCAGGACCGGGCCGCGGCACGTTCGGTTTGGTGGGCGCGAGGATGATCGGCCCGTCCACCTCCAACCCGCCACCGATGGCCTTGGTGATGGCGCTCTGCATCTGCCGATTCACCGAGTCGAGTGTGGCGGCGAACTCCCGCAGTGCCTCGGCGTATGCGGTCGCCGTGTCCCCCAGATCGTGCGCGGTCCTGTCCACCGTGCGGATGGAGTCCTGAAACGCGTGGCTGGCGGGGCCGCTCCAATCAGATTCGGAGGTGGTGCGGGCTGCCGCCACCTCGCCGCCCGCGTCGTGTGCGGCCTTGGCGAGCTTGTCGTGCCAGTCCGCCGCCTCGACACAGGTGCCGGAACTGCCGTTGACCGTGGTGTTGAGTGCCTGTCCCATCGCGTGCTGGTCCTATCCGTGCACACCGTCCTGGCGCCGTCGTTCGGGCGTGTCGCGCTGCTCGTTCAGCTTGAGTTGGCCGGCGTGGTTGTTCTCGATGTCGTCGTAGCTGCCCTGGGCCACGTGCACCTTCTCCGCGCTGCCATCAGCAACGGATGCGACGACCACCCCGACCTGCACCAACTGTTGCATGGCCCGCGCCACCAGGCTTGACGACGCTCCCGCGTCCGCCACTGGCGGCTGGCCACCGGTAGCGCCATCCAACAGACTAGCCGCCTCGCGCAGGTGGCCAGCGATCCCGGACAAAGCCTCCGGGGTGTAGTGGTAGCCGCCGCTGGGTTTGGTCATCGGTGTCTCCCTGTGTCGTCAGTGCCGGCTCCAGTCGTTGACCGGGCCGATGTGCCTGGACTCCTCCGCCAAGATCGGATCGAAGGTCACCCCGTACGCCCCGCTTTCCCGCGCCACCTGCTCAAGATCCTCCGCCCGGATCGCCGCCCAGGGCTGATACGGCCCGCACCCGGCCACCAACATGTCGGGCGAGGTGTAGGCCAGTAACAACGGCCTGCCCGCATGATCGGGCTGCAACTCCAGCAGCACCCGACGATCACCCGCACGAATCGGACGGGAGGGCACGTACACGAACTCGCCCAGCGCGGGATCGGCTTCGAGCGGCTCCAGGTAGGGCTTCTCCCGCTCCGCGATATCCGGATAGCGGTGACCCTCCGGCAACGGCAGATCCAACGCTATGACGCTCACACCGTGATCGGCGCAGATGTCGTCCACAGCCTCGCGGGTAAGCCGCACCCACGGCTGCCCCGCGCCGCACGCGTCAACCAGCTTGCGGATCGAGGAGTACGCCACGAGCGCGTACTCGTTGCGGCGGGTCTCGCGGACCTCGACACCGCCAGGTCCGTTCGCATCCGCGGGCAGCACCAGAACGAACATTGACTGGGGAAGCAGCCCGTGCAGGTCATCGACACGAACAAATCCAGGCGTGGCAGAGCCGCCACGTCGTCCGTGGTTCACCCTCTCCCCCTGCTGGCTCCCCGTAGTTACCGACGGATCGTAGCAGGACGAGCGCGGCGCGCTACCCCCTTCCGGGGGGATACGGGCCCGAGCGTGGCTACCGGGACGCTTCTCCGTCACCACCGGCGCGGTGTTGAGCACCCGCCGCGCCGCGACACGCGCGGTCGTCGACGGCCTCGGCGAAGACGGCATAGCGGTCGCGGGCCGAACGCGGCTTCCGGTGCGCCAGGGGATACCGACCGTAGACGTACAGGCTCATGTCCCACTTGGCACGCAACCACAGCTCACGACGCAACATCGCCCGATCGGTGCTTGCGCCGACGAGGCGCCATTCATGATCTTCTTCGAACCACACCGAAACCCAGGCGACTGGAAAACGCTGCACGTAGTCCACGATCCAGCGCGCCACATCGTACGCCGTTGCGTGCTCAGCCAAGGGGGCGCACGCCAGCCGTGCCGCTCGTGCTCGTGCCGTTGGTTCCGCCTTCGGCACACCCACACATGCGTAGACATGCCAATGTGTCCCCACCGTATTCAGTTCACGGGACAACGGAGCCATCTCCTCACCTGTTCAGAGCAGTATTGAGACCGAGGGTGCGAACAGTCGCGTACCGGGGTAGTAGTGCCGTGTCGATGACCTACGCAGGGCCTCGTGCCGCCTCGGCCGATAGGTCGAACAACGGGCCGGTCTCGATCAGCAGACCAATGCGGACAGTCCGGCGCCAGAGCGCGTATGGGGCGGTGGTGAGGCGTGAATGCGGCGTTGGCACCGATGCGCTGGCAACCGGGTCAGGGATCGTGAGGTGGTGATCGTCATTGACGCCGTCCGCGATGCGCCATAGCTACCGCCTTGCCGAGGCCAGTCGGCTGACCAGGGCGAATGGCGGACCGGTATCGTGAGTTCGATTAACCTGTCAGCTTGTGACCAGGAGACGGGCCATGGTGGCGAAGCGGTATGCCCTCGCGGCGCGCCGCGAGGCGCTCGGGTTCACCCAGGAGGCGCTCGCGCAGCAGTTGGGGACCGAACTGTCGACCGTCGGCCGGTGGGAACGGGGAACGCTGACACCACAGCCCTGGCGCCGCCCCGACCTCGCGACGGCGCTTCAGGTATCGCTTACAGAGCTCGATGAGCTGCTGAACCCGCTCCGGAAGCACGACACGTCCAAGGTATCGAGCGCTTCCGAATCTGATGGGCCTTCGCCCGCAGCGCCTGTCCCTGCGCGCCCATCAGGGCCGCCGACTCGGCTGTCAGAACCGTCGACGGAGCACCTTGACGAGTTCTTGACCTACTTTCGCGATCAATGGCATGCGCTGGTTCGCACAGACAATTTGCTGGGTCCACGCTTCGCGTTGACCGCCGTACACGGTCACCTCACAGTGATCGAGGACCTCCTCCCGGCGGCTGCCGGTTGGCAACGACTCGAACTGGTCAAGCTTGCCGCCACCTACGCAGAGTCGCTGGCCTGGCTCCACGAGGACGCCGGACAGCAACATGCGGCGACACATTGGGTGGGGCGCGCGATGGAGTGGGCGCACGAGGCTGGCGACGACCTGCTCCTGGCCTGGACACTGTTCCGGCGCAGCCAGCACGCCGCCGCCGAGGGCGACGCGCAGCGAACGATCGGTCTTGCCCAAGCCGCTGGCCGAGGTCGCGATCGTCTGCCGGGACCAATGCGAGCGGCGATCGCTCAGCAGGAGGCTGTCGGTTATGCCTTGGCTGGCGATGAGTTCAGGAGTCACCACACCGTCGACCTGGCTCATCAGTGGGCCGTGCGCGACAGCGCGGGCACGGCTCTCGGAGGTCACGGGTCGTTCTGTAGCGAGACGTACCTGGAGTTGCAGCGAGCACACTGCTGGACCGCGCTCGGGAAACCCCAGCAGGCCCTGCGGGTGTACGAGAGTGCCCTACCGGCGCTGCCACCTGTCTACCGGCGTGATCGAGGTGTGGCGTGCAGCCGTCTCGCTCAAGCGCACCTGGCGGCCGGGCAACCTGACGAGGCAGCGCAGGCGGGCCGGGAAGCATTGGCGATCGCGCGGAGTTCCGGCTCGATGCGTACCGAGCAGGCCGTCGCGCTGGTCGGCCGCCGGCTCACGCGACATCGCCATCTCCGATCAGTCGAACAGTTGCTTGAGGAACTCGTTCCGGCGACGAGCGCATGAACGCACCCATTACTGAGGTCGACGCGATGCGTCGCGCGATCGCCTTGTCCGCACGGGGCGTGGGCACGACCAGTCCCAACCCGCCGGTGGGGTGCGTGATCCTCGATTCGGCCGGTCGACCGGTGGGCGAGGGTTATCACCTGCGCAAAGGCGAGCCGCACGCCGAGGTGCACGCGCTGACCGCGGCCGGCGCGCTGGCTAGTGGAGGAACGGCAGCAGTCACCTTGGAGCCGTGCAATCACCATGGACGTACGCCGCCGTGCCACCAAGCGCTGATCGATGCGGGAGTCGCGCGAGTGCTGATCGCGGTCATGGATCCCACGTCGCGCGGCATCGGTGGGGCAGCCCGGCTACGTCATTCCGGCCTGGCGGTCGAGGTCGGCGTGTTGGCCGACGAAGCGCTCGTTGTTCTCCGTCCGTGGCTGACAGCCCTGAAGACAGGCCGACCGAGCGTCACCTGGGCCTGCGACATCACGGACGGCTATCCGCGTCCGATGCCTGACGAGGTCCTCGCACAAGGTGGGCTTCGCTATCAGGTCGACGCCGTGCTGTACGGCGACGGGCGGGTGGAAGAGGGCCTGGCAGGTGGCCACGGCCAGGGTGCGGTCGAACTGCCGGGCTTCGTGCCCGTTACCGAGCCGGAAACGGCGTTGTCGACACTGTACGGCGCTGGCGCACGAACCGTGCTACTGCACTGTGGCGCTGACGTTGCCCGCCCCTTTGCCGCGCTCCGCCTGGTCGAAGACGTCGCGATGTTCTTGGCAACCACCGCGCCCGCTGCGTCCTCGTCGCCGTCGGAACACGACCTTCCCCTGTTTTCACCATTCAGCATCAGGTCGATCAGGCGGCTGCGGGCCGGTGTGCTTGTCGAGGGATCGACACGGTCGTCAATCGAGGCTGAGTAGCCCCTCCCAGGGGTTGAACGCCTCGCCGATCCGACCTCGTCCGGAGGATTCGGACGGAATCGTTGGCCTGATCGGGGGAACCGCTCGACGCTCCCGAGTGATGTCTGTGCAGGTCAACGGCGCGCCGCCGTATGGACGCCTCATCGTCGCCGGCTGGGCGCTCTGGCTGCTTACGGGCCGTTATCGGTTGACTTACTGAGGCTGTGTCGAGAAGGGCCCCTCGCCTTTTCGGCACGGCCCACCAGCCATGGACCGCTCCAATGAACTCGGTGACAGATGCCCGGTCGATCCTTCATCGCCGCGATGCCCAACGGCGGCAAAGGGCATGTACAGGATGTCGTTTCGCAGGAGCTCGGACCGCGGTTTCCCTGTCGTGACCAGATCGGGCGAACCGGGGACAGGACGGCAACGACCCACCCATTGGAGAGATCCGCGGTGACGATCATCGACGACCTGTTGGACGTTGTTCGGCGGTCACCGAATGCTCTGGCTGTCCGAGGTGGCCAAGACTCTCTTACGTACCAGCAACTCTGGGCGCATGCGGGCGCGGTTGCTCGTGCACTGCGGGCCGCGGAATGTCCGGTTGGCGGATACGTCGTTCTGGGCGTGCCGCCAGGTTGGCGGTGGACCGTAGGGTTGTTGGGCATATGGCGCGCCCACGCAGTACCCATTCTGTCCAATATGGAATATCCGACGAACCGGTTGCGGCGGATCGCTGCTTCGACCGACTACGTCCTTACCGCGACAGCGGATGCAGCGGGAATCTGGCCGGAGCACCTCGAACGCGTCGTACTGCCGAGCGAGATGACCGCGGTCCACGATGACGTTGAGGTCTCTCCGGGCGGGCCGCCGTCTGCGGCATGTGTACTGCACACGTCCGGCACGTCAGGGACGCCGAAGCCGGTGGTCCTGGAACATGACGGGTTGGCTCATCGCATCGCGAGCCTGCGGGCGATATACGAAATCGACTCGGCGGACAAGATCGCTCAACTCGCAGCGCCGTCGGTTGATGTCATCTTGTGGGAGACGTTGCTCGCGTTCGCCGCGGGTGCGCAGTTGGCCATCCCGGCGGGCTCGTGCCGGACTCCGGGCCCAGCATTGGCACGCTGGCTGGCCGAGCACGACATCACCGTCATGTCGTGCACCCCGACGATGCTCGCCGCGCTGCCACAAGTCGACCTGCCAGCGCTGCGCCTGATCGTCCTCGGCGGAGAACGCCTCGATGCTCCTCGGCATGCCTTCTGGATCAAACGTCACCAGGTCGCGAACGCCTACGGGCCCACCGAGGCGACCATTG
Proteins encoded in this region:
- a CDS encoding helix-turn-helix domain-containing protein; translation: MVAKRYALAARREALGFTQEALAQQLGTELSTVGRWERGTLTPQPWRRPDLATALQVSLTELDELLNPLRKHDTSKVSSASESDGPSPAAPVPARPSGPPTRLSEPSTEHLDEFLTYFRDQWHALVRTDNLLGPRFALTAVHGHLTVIEDLLPAAAGWQRLELVKLAATYAESLAWLHEDAGQQHAATHWVGRAMEWAHEAGDDLLLAWTLFRRSQHAAAEGDAQRTIGLAQAAGRGRDRLPGPMRAAIAQQEAVGYALAGDEFRSHHTVDLAHQWAVRDSAGTALGGHGSFCSETYLELQRAHCWTALGKPQQALRVYESALPALPPVYRRDRGVACSRLAQAHLAAGQPDEAAQAGREALAIARSSGSMRTEQAVALVGRRLTRHRHLRSVEQLLEELVPATSA
- a CDS encoding non-ribosomal peptide synthetase, with the translated sequence MPNGGKGHVQDVVSQELGPRFPCRDQIGRTGDRTATTHPLERSAVTIIDDLLDVVRRSPNALAVRGGQDSLTYQQLWAHAGAVARALRAAECPVGGYVVLGVPPGWRWTVGLLGIWRAHAVPILSNMEYPTNRLRRIAASTDYVLTATADAAGIWPEHLERVVLPSEMTAVHDDVEVSPGGPPSAACVLHTSGTSGTPKPVVLEHDGLAHRIASLRAIYEIDSADKIAQLAAPSVDVILWETLLAFAAGAQLAIPAGSCRTPGPALARWLAEHDITVMSCTPTMLAALPQVDLPALRLIVLGGERLDAPRHAFWIKRHQVANAYGPTEATIETHVCPRAPLESPTPIGRPVDGVDDLLLDDRRLPVPDGQVGELYLGGVGLAARYDGFPEATAAAFQPVAIDGRIRRLYRTGDLAFRRPDGQLVFVDRADRQLNIGGVRLEPGEVEQAALLLPGVTAALATAEGHERQVLVLHAAVSGADITVADLRTHLAQQLPAPLVPTRIYLHIDLPITDSGKPDMAALKAHNAASTQPTTQAGAANLPDQIARWWTEATGSPPEEGVEFFDGGDSLGAAKLLHQINESFGTTITITEFVADPTPELLSRTLANREDTP
- the ribD gene encoding bifunctional diaminohydroxyphosphoribosylaminopyrimidine deaminase/5-amino-6-(5-phosphoribosylamino)uracil reductase RibD, producing MNAPITEVDAMRRAIALSARGVGTTSPNPPVGCVILDSAGRPVGEGYHLRKGEPHAEVHALTAAGALASGGTAAVTLEPCNHHGRTPPCHQALIDAGVARVLIAVMDPTSRGIGGAARLRHSGLAVEVGVLADEALVVLRPWLTALKTGRPSVTWACDITDGYPRPMPDEVLAQGGLRYQVDAVLYGDGRVEEGLAGGHGQGAVELPGFVPVTEPETALSTLYGAGARTVLLHCGADVARPFAALRLVEDVAMFLATTAPAASSSPSEHDLPLFSPFSIRSIRRLRAGVLVEGSTRSSIEAE
- a CDS encoding SAV_915 family protein, whose translation is MLPADANGPGGVEVRETRRNEYALVAYSSIRKLVDACGAGQPWVRLTREAVDDICADHGVSVIALDLPLPEGHRYPDIAEREKPYLEPLEADPALGEFVYVPSRPIRAGDRRVLLELQPDHAGRPLLLAYTSPDMLVAGCGPYQPWAAIRAEDLEQVARESGAYGVTFDPILAEESRHIGPVNDWSRH